The Candidatus Mycolicibacterium alkanivorans genome contains a region encoding:
- a CDS encoding chorismate mutase has translation MTVEAEQMSDIDALRQEIDRLDAEILAAVKRRTEVSQEIGRARMASGGTRLVHSREMKVIERYRELGQDGKDLAMLLLRMGRGRLGH, from the coding sequence ATGACTGTAGAAGCCGAGCAGATGTCAGATATCGACGCCCTGCGCCAGGAGATCGACCGCCTCGACGCGGAGATCTTGGCGGCGGTCAAACGCCGCACCGAGGTCTCGCAGGAGATCGGCCGGGCCAGGATGGCTTCCGGCGGAACCCGCCTGGTGCACAGCCGTGAGATGAAGGTCATCGAGCGCTACCGCGAGTTGGGTCAGGACGGCAAAGATCTGGCGATGCTGCTGCTGCGCATGGGCAGGGGCCGGCTCGGGCACTGA